In the Bacteroidales bacterium genome, one interval contains:
- a CDS encoding chitobiase/beta-hexosaminidase C-terminal domain-containing protein: protein MIQGWREEWGLGNFPFYYVQIAPFPYEKAVVGAMLRESQLKCMSAPNVGMVVTMDITGDVTDIHPKDKVTVGKRLADWALHGTYGVQENLTYGPVLKSFEKEGKGIRLFFDHANQGLEIKDNKKESGFVIAGADRHFVPAKVSIRDHSVFVSSDYVTDPVAVRYAYTNISEATLFNYEGLPASTFRTDEWPFITDMVFMHPAYDEVNKQIKYDLVSTRPGAEIYYSLDGTEPTCVSRKYQGDGILILRPARINARVCVNGYASETIGSWVVSPHKGMASDITYLSPYSQKFSAGGAYGLVDGIQGSLAFNDGAWQGFEGDDFSITLDLGESTLIRKVSINFLSDTNSWVFFPKHVEIKTSQNGITYDTGSRFDNFYDLSGTFERAAGKEIETVRAGFMKKARFIKIIARNIGQCPPGHPGAGGKAWIFADEVVVE, encoded by the coding sequence ATGATACAGGGATGGCGGGAAGAATGGGGGTTGGGTAATTTCCCGTTCTATTATGTTCAGATTGCTCCTTTCCCCTACGAAAAAGCGGTTGTAGGAGCTATGCTCCGCGAATCACAGTTGAAGTGCATGTCAGCTCCAAATGTAGGAATGGTGGTTACTATGGATATAACCGGTGATGTGACTGATATTCATCCCAAAGATAAGGTAACTGTTGGGAAACGGCTTGCAGACTGGGCATTACATGGGACCTATGGCGTTCAGGAAAACCTTACCTACGGACCAGTTTTAAAGTCTTTTGAAAAAGAAGGCAAGGGGATCAGGCTATTTTTTGATCATGCTAACCAGGGACTGGAAATCAAAGACAACAAAAAAGAGAGTGGTTTTGTAATTGCAGGCGCAGATCGCCACTTTGTTCCGGCAAAGGTCAGTATCCGTGATCATTCAGTATTTGTTAGTTCCGATTATGTAACAGATCCGGTTGCGGTAAGATATGCCTATACAAATATTTCTGAAGCTACGCTTTTCAATTATGAGGGATTACCGGCTTCTACTTTTCGCACTGATGAATGGCCATTTATAACCGATATGGTTTTTATGCATCCGGCTTATGATGAGGTTAATAAGCAGATAAAATATGACCTGGTATCCACGAGGCCTGGTGCTGAGATATATTATTCGCTCGATGGCACTGAGCCTACTTGTGTTTCAAGGAAATACCAGGGAGATGGGATCCTCATCCTCAGGCCTGCCAGGATCAATGCCAGGGTTTGTGTGAATGGTTATGCCTCTGAAACGATTGGATCATGGGTGGTTAGTCCACATAAGGGTATGGCATCCGACATTACCTATTTGAGTCCATATTCACAAAAATTCTCAGCTGGTGGTGCCTATGGACTTGTTGATGGCATACAAGGAAGCCTGGCTTTTAATGATGGTGCATGGCAGGGATTTGAAGGCGACGATTTTTCCATAACCCTTGATCTGGGAGAATCTACCCTGATTCGTAAAGTTTCTATAAATTTCCTTTCTGATACCAACTCATGGGTATTCTTTCCCAAGCATGTCGAAATAAAGACTTCTCAAAATGGGATCACTTATGATACCGGGTCAAGGTTTGATAATTTTTACGATTTGTCAGGTACTTTTGAAAGGGCAGCAGGAAAAGAAATAGAAACTGTACGGGCTGGTTTTATGAAGAAAGCAAGGTTTATTAAAATTATTGCCAGGAATATCGGTCAATGTCCGCCAGGACATCCGGGAGCAGGGGGGAAAGCCTGGATTTTTGCTGATGAAGTTGTTGTTGAATGA
- a CDS encoding aspartate aminotransferase family protein: MDNDQFRKWAHQFADWMADYYAGVEKYPVKSMVKPGEVMEKLPGFPPEKGEDMASIFTDFQQIIVPGMTHWQSPNFFAYFPANTSYPSVLAEMLTAALGAQCMIWETSPAAAELEERVMEWLKGMLGLPADWSGVIQDTASTATLAAILSAREKLAQYRINEAGFDGHIGLRVYCSTETHSSIEKAVKISGIGRQHLVKVPVDDRFMMNAGSLRELIQSDLDAGLKPCCVIATLGTTGSTAVDPLESIAEICKEFNLWLHVDAAYGGSALLLPEFRWMIEGIDGVDSFVFNPHKWMFTNFDCSAYFVRDKEALLRTFEILPEYLKTSSRGQVNDYRDWGVPLGRRFRALKLWFVIRSFGLDGLQQKIRNHISLAKWLEDQINNHRDFEVLTPRVFSVVCFRYHPVGCEDEEQLNLLNESLLKVINAGGNAYLSHTKLNGKYTIRISVSQTQVTEAHVQKLWGLIVELASNQKSLLKLPA; encoded by the coding sequence ATGGATAACGATCAATTCAGAAAATGGGCCCATCAGTTTGCAGATTGGATGGCTGATTATTATGCCGGAGTTGAGAAATACCCGGTGAAGTCGATGGTAAAGCCTGGGGAAGTGATGGAAAAACTTCCCGGTTTTCCTCCTGAAAAAGGGGAAGATATGGCAAGCATATTTACAGATTTTCAGCAAATTATAGTTCCAGGGATGACCCATTGGCAAAGTCCCAATTTCTTTGCTTATTTTCCCGCTAATACGAGCTATCCTTCGGTGCTTGCTGAGATGCTGACCGCTGCACTGGGAGCCCAATGTATGATTTGGGAAACTTCCCCGGCAGCCGCTGAGCTGGAAGAACGGGTTATGGAATGGTTGAAAGGCATGTTGGGTTTACCGGCAGATTGGTCAGGGGTAATACAGGATACAGCCTCAACTGCAACCCTGGCAGCTATATTGAGCGCAAGGGAAAAGTTGGCTCAATACAGGATCAATGAAGCAGGGTTTGATGGTCATATAGGGTTAAGGGTGTATTGCTCCACCGAAACCCATTCTTCCATCGAAAAGGCAGTGAAGATTTCAGGAATTGGACGACAACACCTGGTTAAGGTGCCGGTAGATGATCGATTCATGATGAATGCCGGGAGTCTCCGTGAGTTGATTCAATCTGATCTGGATGCCGGCCTCAAGCCATGCTGTGTAATCGCAACCTTAGGGACAACCGGTTCCACTGCAGTTGATCCGTTAGAATCAATTGCGGAAATATGCAAGGAATTTAATCTCTGGCTTCATGTGGATGCAGCCTATGGGGGTTCGGCTTTACTACTGCCTGAATTCCGCTGGATGATTGAAGGCATAGACGGTGTAGACAGCTTTGTTTTCAATCCTCATAAATGGATGTTCACCAATTTTGACTGTTCTGCTTATTTTGTCAGGGATAAGGAAGCCCTGCTACGAACCTTTGAAATCCTTCCTGAGTATTTGAAGACAAGCTCCCGTGGCCAGGTGAATGATTACCGTGATTGGGGTGTGCCATTAGGCAGAAGGTTTCGTGCTTTAAAGTTATGGTTCGTAATCAGGAGTTTTGGACTAGATGGATTGCAACAAAAAATCCGGAATCATATTAGTTTGGCTAAATGGTTAGAGGATCAAATCAATAATCACCGCGATTTTGAAGTTCTTACACCAAGAGTATTCTCGGTAGTATGTTTCAGGTATCATCCGGTTGGATGTGAGGACGAAGAGCAGCTGAATCTGCTTAATGAATCTCTCCTTAAAGTCATCAATGCAGGAGGCAATGCTTATCTGAGTCATACTAAACTAAATGGGAAATATACGATCAGGATATCTGTGTCCCAAACCCAGGTTACTGAAGCACATGTTCAGAAATTATGGGGATTGATTGTTGAATTGGCTTCTAATCAGAAGTCTTTACTTAAATTGCCGGCTTAA